TATATTACTGAATTGGTTAATGTCGTAACTGCgaggaatatataaaaatttttttttttggtgactgaggaatatataaaattggtcttacattaaaaaaataaaaaataaaaaatttataagataaaaaatctattaatttactatcttaaaattttgaattaaatttatatacataTCCTTATgaagtgattttttttttcattctcaatttttcatataatagaaatataattGAATATTAGATACTGACGAGTAGTTAATTAAAACATACATAATACTACTGTCGAAAGattattattagattattattaaattattaagtCAATGAGTAATATCTCAAATGACATAGTCTCTTCATACTCATTTAAGAGGTTGCGAGTTCGAGTCTCCTatctttagtaaaaaaaaaaaattattattaaaaatattaattaaaatatatagtaGTGTAATGCATCAACACTCGTGGAATCATATTAAAGGTTTAAAACAACTAAACAACTAACTATTTGGTtacatataattataattagttggaacaagaagaagaagacatggttATGCACATCACATCACCTAATCATGCAATTTTTGCAGGCAAACTAATCAATATACTATTTCAACCTTGATAGCAATTGCAACATTTTCTATCTATATACCCCtttagtatatattttaccATAAGCAAATCTGATACTGTTAGTTTTTAGCACATTtcttagttaaaaaaaaatagatccagtacattaatttaagaaaaggaaatctaacataaaataatatttggTAGTCTTACAAAATGACACAAAATATAGAGAGAtaataaaagaaatgaaaataaTACAGAGAAAAAACTTTCTATCTTACTCTCttattattgcttttcttttgtcgTCTATCATCACCACTCGAGGGAAATATACAAAATGTACAAAATTTGTATAGTAAACACAAGAAAGATATATAcaatataagaataaaaaaaatctctttatacactaaaaattagttataaatcaattattttatattcgaatttattttcacataaaaaatattatgtgcaCATTAATAtaggttttcaaaaatatcatcgtatatttatgtataaatatatgtgttatttaacttatttttaatatatattttatattttaatatatattttattaagatGATTAATTTAGTGACTGATTCTTAGTATacacataatataattaattatacatATTAATTCACGTATTTTTCTAACTATATAATCAGTCACAAGAATAATCAAATATaccataataaaataatcaaatgtACAAGACGGATAATCAAAATTGtttataacaaaatatatatttttttaaaatatcaaatatgtTGGACAACATAAGTAAGGAGGATACAAGAGAAAAACTTGGAGTGGCGTTtattgttgaaaaaaaaaatagaatttcttTTGAGATGGTTTGAATATGTGATAGCAGATTGATAGAATATCTAGTTAGAAGAGTTAATAAAAGatagacatatatatatatagtaaaagatagaagaaagtctataaaaatcatgtatgaagaacatatatatatatatatatatatatatatatatatatatatatatatatatatatatatatatatatatatatacacgatAGAATTTAAtgatattatttgatttatgtagTTAACTCTATctaataagataagattttattatcattattgttattattatcaACTATATATTTCTATATGCAATTACCaattgataaatattttttttgtgtgtatACGTtgcataattatattttgtatatattttcaGTTCCAAATACATTTTTGTATCTTAAGACAATATTCAATCTTGTGGATTCCTGTCAAACTTAACCTTTGAAAACTTCGTTATGAGTCAACTGTTTATGAAACTTACTTTGATGACATAAAATAGAGCAAGAAACAAATTgacttatattattttttaaaaatgttggTTTGAACTTTGAACTTTGAAAATTAAGAGTCAAATTATGAAACGGCATAATTAGAGGGAATATTATGGTACATTCCTCATGGTTGGCCAATTTATTTTCAGCAGCAGAGAAGACAATGTTGCTCTTTTTAGCATTTAAAATTAGAAGCACTGAGAGTCAATAACACggttttaattatttaattattacttCACTAATCAAAATTCAATAGTGTCGCTGATTAGTCGGCAGCATATTTTGTTTGATTGGTGACTTATGAAACAGTGTCTATCATTATCATAGAAAGTTCATGCTTCACCATTAGTTTATTTACATTAAAATATTTCTATATTAAGTATAGACATTTGATgtgatattttatttatttttgggtaagatatgaatttgttttaaataaaattcataattcatCTAACCATTATGTACTATATGTTAATAgaatattctatatttataaCAAATTTCTTATGATATACCCTTTTATTACAGATATCAGTttaatactaatatttttttaataacccaatttgtattttctttattttaaaaaataatataaatatacagTTAATTAATATGGTCATATGACAATTAgttcattttcattttatttagtGTATAATCTGATACTCTGATATACTCTCTATTAAATTTCTAGCTCCACCAAAATCATTAGAAGCACGTAACTATTTTTAGTGGAATAAGATCTAGTTGTtatgttgttttctttttttactttctaaattcttttttctttcaggGTACCCACAACTATTGGCAGACTACTAAATCCCTTGGCACATGAATGTTTATGTAGTGTTTggatgagagatggagagatgtGAGTATCTTATTTGGTTTAAATAGAAATAGAGATTTAAATAagtaaaattactaaaatattcCAAACCCTTTCCCCTTAGCttattaaatttaatacaaTCATGTAAAGTGTATATCAAAATCAatcactaatataaaatatacattgaaaatgaattaaataacacatctatttatatacaaatatataatatacacataataattttgaatttcataTTAATATTGACAATAAAGAGAGTATGAAGAAGccaatgagttataactcaaatgacatAGTCTTTCCATACTTATTTAGAGGTCGCAAGTCTctttatctttgataaaaaaaaaagaaaaaaaaagagtacgAAGAAACAAATATGGACCCCAAAAAAGCCTAGATTTATGCAGCAAGACCTTACCAAATAAGACAAAGGGGTAGCCGGTCTTAGCTGATCTCACGTTTTTGCTTAATGCAAATCACCTAAATTATTGGCAGAATCAAATATCCTTTTTCCCCTTTATATAACTTGTATTTGACCAATTTGATTAAACTTAGTTAAGGAAAAAATTTGGATATGTagtattattcttattaaatttACACCAACTTTGAAAATAAGTCTCTCATTTTATTAGTATAGAAATAGGTTCACATTACAAAATTCTTAGTTTTAAACAAACAACAAAACTTCCTAATCATAGTTATGCAATGGTACCAACAAATCCAACCCTCAACATTGAAAGCTCATAACGATTTTCAAATTCCTCTATTTGTTCTTGTTTATCTCTCACTGGTCCTCTTTAGTACATTCTTAAATCAATGTATCTAAATATGATTATACTTAGATATATTGATTCAATGATGCAATAGAAATTGACGGtaacaaataaataagaacCAAGTGagtaaaaagtaaataaaaataaaatgagaatCGAACAATAAGAGCTTTATAACAATAAACATGAGTAAACATCAAATAACAAATTTTCCCAATAATTAGATTACAATTCTTAACAACCAAAAAGTGGCAATCATAACAATCCTAATCGTTAAGCCAAAATGTTGTAAACTGCTGTAACCAAAAGAGAAACTTTTTAAGTTTTGAACATGTAATGATGTACCAGTAATTGTAACATGATAAACCTAGTATATCTCATCATCAGGGATGTCTGGGTTCAGGAATTTCTTAGGGTCCTTACTTATTTCTTCATAATTCAGTGTTGATTTCACCCTTTCTGGAACTGGCATCAGAGGAATAATTCTATCTCTATCTATTACACCATCAATGATTCCATACTCAACTGCTTCAATTGGAGACATGTACCTATCCCTATCAATGTCTTTCTGGACTTGTTCGAATGAGCGACCGGTGAAGCTTGAAATAATTCTTGTGACATTGTTCTTGTTGTGCATAACTTCTTTCGCCTGAATCTCTACATCTATAGCTTGTCCGCTAGCACCTCCAAGAGGCTGATGAATCATAATTCGTGTGTTTGGCATGGCAAGGCGCTTGCCTTTGGTGCCGCCACCGAGGATGATGGACGCAGTTGATGCTGCGATTCCAAGTGCAACTGTGGAAACATCGGCCCTCACAAGCTGTACGGCATCATAGATAGCCATTGTAGCACTAAATAAATGATATCATGAAAACCAAATTAGccgtggaaaaagatatcaaactCAACAAAATATTGCATTGAAAAACAGTTAAACATTGATTCCTCATTTCCTAATTTCCCAACAGCACGCACAACCAATATGTTGACACTACTTGAAACAACATGAGCGAGAACATGTACATCTTGGTTTAATCAGCATCAAACTATACAATACAAAAGGGAAAGTCAAAGAATGACAGCCATGATCTCTGGTAAAAATCATTGTGTTTCCAAAAAGTAAAAGACATGTTAACTAAGACTTGGTTTGATAAAGCTTTTTCAAGAGGTGCTAACAAGCACCTCATTTTGCGTTTGGTAGATTAAAAAGTCCAAATGCTTCTGCCTGCAGCTTTTAAAAGTTAGGAGTGCTTTTGAAAGCACCTAAGCGGGAAGTTTTCAAAGCTGGCTTGTGcttatcaaattttatttatttttccgcACATATTTCCCTCTATTATATTGCCATTGAAATCCTTATTTCTAACTTCTCATCCTAACCTTCACAAATTCTAACCAgtcttcatatattttttatttttcaacctAATCTTCATAAATTTCAACACAAATACATCTCTATCACATATTATGGATGAACTTCtatctatttatattattttttgagcgttgtttttgtatttttcagtAGATCTATgatgtttgtttgttttttatctGTTCTTTGAAATGTGAAGAGGTTGACTTGGTTTATGAAAACcaatcataaaattttatttgtatgaatattaatcaaaattataataacatgtatatacatatgtaaatatagatatataatcATAAGAGTAGTTTATTTGAGATATGTGTCCCATTTTTTGTGATCTATAAAGGTGAGccaatatataaataatttttattttaaaattattttattttaaaatattatataaaattttaaagaatttgaaaaaagaaattattctTCGTTAGAATTATAAACatgtttattataatttatgGTGCTTATACTTATTAAAAgtcatttttaatttgattttagcAAACGCAAGTGCTGCAGCTTTTAAAAACCTATCTTTTAAACGATAGTTTCATAAGCTACTTTCAAAAAGTAAAAGCTTTATCAAACCAAGCCTAAGaagggaagaaaaagaaacactTCATCTAAGTAGAGGCCTCCTATCTCTCTGCAACAAAGAATCCAAATCTCTGGTCATAAAATTGACTAAAGCCGAAGTTTGAGATGTTAAAGATATCTTGAAGGGAGAAGTACTTCAGAGGATTTGGCCAATTTTGGACAATAATGGACTCGCATCTCTTACAAAAACACATGGAGAATTCAGGGCTGATTTGATTGTGAGCTAATTCCATTAGAAAGCATGGTGATATGGTCATAATGATTAACTAATATACTACCGCAGGAGCTCAAAGTTACACCTTTACTTCAAGCCACAGGGAGGCAATGCGAAAAATGGATAACAAGTTTTTTCACCAAAACTAACGAGTTTGAAGGCCCTGATGCAAAGTTGTATACTAAGTTACTAAAAATCACAAACTAGATCATAGATATTAATATGATGGAAATGAGAGAAAACTTGGACTAATGAAGGAGTATCAACAAATCACTATTGATTCTTGAAACTAAATTGTTCAAGGCCAAATTTATAGCTAAAGCCTGCTCAATTGTCTAGAATCTCTAACCTTTGTCTCTCTTTATCCATATGGAACACAACTCTTTTCCAATGTCTATGTCAAATCCACATAAGAAAGATACAAACTTCAAGTGGCTGTAGTTGTCTTTCCCTTGTTATTTTCCTCAATTGTTTGGTACAATTTCCATTTGAACCTCCAAATGCACCTATTTAAACAGTTTAAAAATTTTGCAAGCCAAAGGAACATTTGAGGGGAAAAAAACCAAAGCCGTCCATTGATTATcatgttatttgtttatatcTGTGTTTATTTCCAAGTCatagttttaacttttaatgCCAGCTACTGTGGAGCACTCAACCCTAAAAAAATGATATAGCAAGATGGGTTGTTACATGCCTAGGGAAAGTGTCATCTGGGTGAGAGGGCTGATAAATGCAAGTAGGGGATGTAATAGAGTTATTCTAAACCCCAAAAAGCTTCAGTCGAACCAGAAGCAAAACTGCAAAAGGCTCTAAACTATTAATGCAAAACAGTAgacaaggaaaaaaaaaaggggggtgGGGGGTTCTATCTTCAAATTCTAAATTAGCAACATTGCAATTATGCCTCCAATGCTATAATCAGAATAATATGCATACAAATTGTAATTCCTGTAAATGACTTGCACATTGCCATTTCGCAGCATAAATCACGAAAACAAAAACTCTCTGTCCAAGTCTTTTACATACTACAACCCATGAACCTAAATGCAGCTTGACATTACTGAAATAGTAAATACTTAACACAAATTCACTTCAAACAAATTGCAATAACCTAAACCTTCATGAAGTATAATCCTTGATTCAAAATCATCAAACATTGAGCATCAGAACACAGCTAATCTAGTCAATGAAACTATATGACTGTGAATTTCATTGGAACTATAAATCAACCCCAAAGTTGGAACAGCAATACTCTAATGTACATCATAAGAACAATAATTCTAAATTCAAAACCACCATCAAACACTCTTAACTCAACTCAGCTAAATCATATAAACGGTGACCACATGAACTGAAACTCATTGCAAAATTTCTTTATGCAATTTGAAAGTaagaaacatttaaaaaaaaatcacctGAGAGAACCACCAGGGGAATTGATGAAGAGCCTGATATCTTTGGTTGGGTCCTGAGCATCTAACAGCAACAACTGACTCATAACGGCGTCAGCAACGAAGTCATCGATGCTGCTGCCCAAGAACACGATCCTCTCTCTCAACAACAGACCCATCACGTCGCTCTCGGCACCTCTCAAGGCCGTGGCCGGCGTTTGGGGCGACGAGAGCTGAAAAGTGATACCAGGTTTTCGCGTTTGAGACCCAAAGTTTGCAGCTTTGGAGGGTGCAGGGGAAGCGGCAGTGAGGTGGCAACGGAGTGGGGTTACGGTGGTTGAAGATTGGGGAAAATGGGTTTTGGGGTTAAACGAAGAAATGGGTGGCTTTGGAAAGAGGTTACGGAAGGGAGAACGAGAGAGCGGGAGAGAAGAAGTTGATGGGTTAGAAGCTGAAAGTGAGAGCAAATCCATGGTGAAGTGtctgagagagagagagtgcgAGAAGAAAGTGAAGGGGGAAAGCTTTGAAGCCCTGATATTCAAGGATAATTCTGTCACACACTTTTGTTTTTCTggattatttttaaattttgttatttttttttaagagaaaatATTGAAAACCAATATTAATTGTGTGAGTGTTATACTTTAACAtgataattttttgtgttttttaaaattatgagaGGTACATAAATCGGACGGTTTGAGTACAGAAATCAGACGGTCCAATTTTTGTATTTCTTAAAAATCGGACGGTCTGATTTGTACTCTGTAAATTAAATCATCCCacattttataaaagaaaaagtttagggagccaatggcctaagcgtacaatgtgtacaatggaggtttaagaagtattagagatatgaccattagtGTTATATTGTCCTGTCAGGTtacgcttttgggatgagtggtttcagatatggtattagagttctaaattccaaaggtcaagagttcgatctttggtgaaccccaaaatcagtttaattttttattgagatgtttattatccttggtatccggatggttattctaactagtatggtgatgttcattttattcatggACCAAAAATTtagcccattgtacacattgtacacttAAGCCATTGACAGTAGATCACAATTCAGAAAATACCACTGTTaatccaatattaaaaataaaaatatgtaattgtgcacaatgtgtataatgaattaaaaaataaaattaaaattaaaaattaaatcattaattaattatttaatttcaaattttaaaatttgaaaattaagattAGTATTTAAATATTCATAGTTACGGTTATTTCTAATCTCATCGTAACTTCCAATACACGTCCAAAACCCACCGTCATCTTCTCCGATTCTCACCTCGCGTCACTAAATTTCTCGTACATTAATATTATACATAGAAAAGATCAATTAATTATATTCTCTGTTATATGTGTTTATTAAATAATAGAGActaatttatcaaaaaaaaattatcaaaatttgatgtaaaaactaaaatttgttGAACTACTAAAAATTCCTTGAAATTTATTTGAGATATTACTTATAAAAAAACTTCCAtaaattttacttaaaaaacAATTACGTGACAAATAGGaaggttttttttattttcaccagCTTTAAATATACTTCTCAAAAtatactaattaaaaattaagactaagattattatttaaaaaaattaataatttaatttgtaataaaacCTTACTCTCTATCTAAACTTTGTGGAGCAATTTGTCATTTTCAACATCTTCAACGACTAGGgagtaaataactaaatatattCTATATATGTGTGAATGAATTGGATTTGAATCTACAAATAAAGGAGTTGTCTACCTGTGTGTTGATGAATCATGCATTAGATAATACTATAATAGTGAAGCTGAGTTTGTGAACTTTTATTGACGTGAAAATTGCAATGTTTATACGTGTGTATGTATCAAATTATGCAAATTCTTCGTCATTCGTTAGATTTATCCAgtcataataattaataaaccAACTTTACATAAtagtaatcttttattttattcagaTGAATATGCTCAAGACAAGAAATGGATTTAATTAGTAAGGAAGTATTGAATTGCAATCTTCATTTTCTTGAACTACAGCTGATTAACAAAGAAATGTTAACATGCAccttttattgttgatttctcTGACTTTGTGAGGTCTCATCTTCACTCCAAAGCTGTGCAGAGTGTAGCTACTAGAGAAGGCAGCTTCTAAAATCTCTAAAACATCACTTTCTCATCCTAAATTCTAAAGTTCTTTATCTGAATTCAATGGAGACTCACAAGACACAATTGAAATATGAGGTCTTTCTCCACCTTATAAACTCTGCACAAGCTTATAGAAATATAATCAAGGCGCTTAAGTTCTCAACTTTTGGCCTTAACTCAATTCACCCTTCGTTCTGAACCTCGAGGTTTGAACTCATTATAGGCTCATAATACATCAAGAGCAACAAATTTTTATCCCACTAGATAAAATCAGCTATATTAGAGACTCACGAAATATGTCTAAAATATCTGTTCTTCCGGTATGTGCATTCTATGAATGTTTTCTAAGACTTGTATCTTACAATAGTGTATGCACATGAGATTCCTAGGATACAGACATCCGAAGCATATGGtaaaaactaaaaagcaaaagctgCAACTCAAAATGTGAAAAAATTCTCAAGATGATTTATAATTGTATTAATAGTATATTAATAAACAGTCAATAGAAGGTCTAAGTCTAtctaatttaaaagaaaaaaaagaagagattcTAAATCAGATATTGTTACAGACATATATAATAAAACTTCCTTTCTACTACACTATGCCTCTGCCAACCtacatttcttcttcttcttcttcttcttggatATCATCTGAACTTTGGAGATGGCTCAACTTAACTTTTGCCCTCTTTGATTGTGATGAGTCTTCTCTTGCGTCCTCTTTGTTAGCCTTCCTCTTCTCTCTATCACTATTTTCGTCATCCTCATTACTCTCTGTCTTCTCTCCGTCACCGTTTTCTTCATCGACAGCCACTGCAGGCTGTTTGGCACTTGAATTATCTTCTGATTCCAACGTGGATGCTTTTGGATCAGACTGTTCAGCTTTATCTTTGTTGCTAGATGCTCTGTTCTTGGCTGATCTTTCGAATTCCACCAGAAACGAGCGGACTTCTTCATTGTTAGCAAGATCCAAAGGGGTCTTTCCCGCCCTTGTCTTGGCAGTAAGACTCGCCCCTTTCTTGGCCAAGTACCTAACAAGCTCCAGATGGGAACCTTGAGCTGCGTAGTGTAATGAATTCATGCCTTTGCGAGTACAAGACTTGATGGATGCACCAGCTGCAACTAGAGCCTTAACAACTTCCAAA
The genomic region above belongs to Arachis stenosperma cultivar V10309 chromosome 5, arast.V10309.gnm1.PFL2, whole genome shotgun sequence and contains:
- the LOC130979100 gene encoding ATP-dependent Clp protease proteolytic subunit 4, chloroplastic; the encoded protein is MDLLSLSASNPSTSSLPLSRSPFRNLFPKPPISSFNPKTHFPQSSTTVTPLRCHLTAASPAPSKAANFGSQTRKPGITFQLSSPQTPATALRGAESDVMGLLLRERIVFLGSSIDDFVADAVMSQLLLLDAQDPTKDIRLFINSPGGSLSATMAIYDAVQLVRADVSTVALGIAASTASIILGGGTKGKRLAMPNTRIMIHQPLGGASGQAIDVEIQAKEVMHNKNNVTRIISSFTGRSFEQVQKDIDRDRYMSPIEAVEYGIIDGVIDRDRIIPLMPVPERVKSTLNYEEISKDPKKFLNPDIPDDEIY
- the LOC130979426 gene encoding uncharacterized protein LOC130979426, producing MGKGNPQRGSTGDELHTAARSGDLVAVQMILTSNPLAVNSRDKHSRTPLHLAAFAGHAEIVSYLCKNKADVGASAMDDMAAIHFAAQKGHLEVVKALVAAGASIKSCTRKGMNSLHYAAQGSHLELVRYLAKKGASLTAKTRAGKTPLDLANNEEVRSFLVEFERSAKNRASSNKDKAEQSDPKASTLESEDNSSAKQPAVAVDEENGDGEKTESNEDDENSDREKRKANKEDAREDSSQSKRAKVKLSHLQSSDDIQEEEEEEEM